The following are encoded together in the Sparus aurata chromosome 1, fSpaAur1.1, whole genome shotgun sequence genome:
- the LOC115591387 gene encoding LOW QUALITY PROTEIN: vasorin-like (The sequence of the model RefSeq protein was modified relative to this genomic sequence to represent the inferred CDS: inserted 1 base in 1 codon), giving the protein MLPYILLLFLSSGLVLSSDCPADCTCQVPESIFCIQRRASTVPRVPSTKNLYIFQNGIDTLSQDDFRGLGELQLLDLSQNELTEIPDGVFEMLSKLKNLDLSTNPITHISKDSFSGLVQLERLYLHANSIQSIHPEAFEGLEMLLELKLQGNQLTSLPSLHFPKLLLLDLSHNNIPSLGPSDLQTPHLEALKVAALGLTSVDEDLISSLGNLHELDISSNQLTQVPQALKQDSLKGLIKLSLAANPLGELKAEDFQKLTGLQELDLSGLNLQGFPXSFFETFPRLISLTAAENPFNCLCPLAWFPVWLKEKEVDLGRPEETRCHFPLVNAGKKLSALEHKDFGCPPTTTVLTGSPIGSTPVPQLPTTAPETTHTNAIPPPSPPSEETFSSKTPYPFPPEPPVSPSSTSGEYEPHICPPNICLNGGTCNFDPLGQLSCLCPPRTSGLYCENVDEVPEPPKPSTTEVAPMTPAELDAISSRHVTSTSILLDLHRFIETRPHIRGIRLTYRNLSGPDRRPIILSVPASYPEYTLRGLKPNCTYLVCASPLGERINSRVNSSVETRTCTEARTEGVSVINSESRVETQSTLTYTLIPALAALALVLGLAVVAGTIICVRKRRQAKAGMELELGPADPDPMELEGIKACLENGGNGTLPHKLPEIDRCHTPQPPPLLQQNGGLDYEVPLMQGHCPSNNNLASLKPSYF; this is encoded by the exons ATGCTGCCTTAcatcctgctcctcttcctctcatctGGTCTGGTGTTATCCTCTGACTGCCCAGCAGACTGCACCTGCCAGGTCCCGGAATCCATATTCTGCATTCAGCGACGCGCCAGCACTGTGCCGCGTGTCCCCAGCACCAAAAACCTCTACATCTTCCAGAATGGCATTGACACTTTGTCCCAAGATGACTTCAGAGGCCTCGGAGAGCTGCAGTTGCTAGATCTGAGCCAGAATGAGCTGACAGAGATTCCAGACGGTGTGTTTGAGATGCTGTCCAAGCTGAAGAACTTGGACCTGTCCACTAACCCCATTACCCACATTTCCAAAGACAGCTTTTCTGGGTTGGTCCAGTTGGAAAGGCTGTATCTCCATGCAAACAGCATTCAGAGCATCCATCCAGAAGCTTTTGAAGGTTTGGAGATGTTACTGGAGCTCAAGCTCCAGGGGAACCAGCTCACCTCTCTGCCGTCCCTTCATTTCCCAAAGCTTCTGCTTCTCGACCTCAGTCACAACAACATCCCATCCCTGGGACCCTCAGATCTACAGACTCCCCACCTAGAGGCCCTTAAGGTGGCCGCTCTGGGGCTTACCTCTGTGGATGAGGATCTCATATCTTCTTTGGGGAATCTCCATGAGCTCGACATCTCCTCCAACCAGTTAACTCAGGTTCCCCAAGCCCTAAAGCAGGACTCCCTCAAGGGGCTGATCAAGCTCAGCCTGGCTGCCAACCCATTGGGCGAGCTCAAAGCAGAGGATTTCCAGAAACTCACTGGACTTCAAGAATTGGATCTCAGTGGACTTAATCTCCAGGGTTTTC AGAGTTTCTTCGAGACGTTCCCTAGGTTGATCAGCCTGACAGCAGCTGAGAACCCATTTAACTGCTTGTGTCCATTAGCATGGTTCCCAGTCTGGctaaaagagaaagaagtggATCTTGGGAGGCCTGAGGAAACCAGATGTCACTTCCCTCTAGTTAATGCTGGGAAGAAGCTTTCAGCACTGGAGCACAAGGATTTTGGATGTCCACCTACCACAACAGTGCTGACTGGCTCCCCCATTGGAAGCACCCCTGTTCCACAGCTGCCAACCACAGCTCCAGAAACCACCCACACCAACGCtattcctcctccttctccacccaGTGAGGAAACCTTCTCCTCTAAAACCCCCTACCCCTTCCCACCAGAACCTCCAGTCTCCCCTAGCTCCACCAGCGGGGAGTATGAGCCACACATCTGCCCACCAAACATCTGCCTTAATGGGGGCACCTGTAATTTTGACCCATTGGGTCAACTCAGCTGCCTGTGTCCTCCACGAACCTCTGGCCTCTACTGTGAAAATGTGGATGAGGTCCCAGAGCCACCAAAACCTTCAACAACAGAAGTTGCCCCCATGACGCCCGCTGAACTTGATGCTATCAGCTCACGGCATGTGACCTCCACATCTATCCTTCTTGACTTGCACCGCTTCATCGAGACTCGGCCACACATTCGTGGAATCCGGTTGACCTACCGTAACCTTTCAGGGCCTGACCGCCGTCCCATTATCCTGAGTGTACCGGCATCCTACCCTGAGTACACTTTGCGTGGTTTGAAACCCAACTGTACCTACTTAGTCTGTGCCAGTCCCCTGGGTGAGAGAATCAACTCTAGGGTCAACAGTTCTGTTGAAACAAGGACATGTACAGAGGCTCGGACCGAAGGGGTTTCAGTGATAAATTCAGAGTCCAGGGTGGAGACACAGAGTACACTGACATACACACTCATCCCTGCCCTGGCTGCCCTGGCTCTGGTGCTGGGGTTGGCTGTGGTGGCTGGGACAATCATCTGTGTGCGGAAGAGGAGGCAGGCCAAGGCAGGAATGGAGCTGGAACTGGGTCCAGCTGATCCTGATCCCATGGAACTGGAGGGGATAAAGGCCTGTCTGGAGAATGGGGGAAATGGTACACTGCCCCACAAACTGCCTGAGATTGACCGCTGTCACACTCCACAACCTCCTCCATTATTGCAACAAAATGGGGGTTTGGACTATGAAGTACCCTTGATGCAAGGACACTGCCCGTCAAATAACAACCTGGCATCTCTAAAGCCATCATATTTCTaa